In a single window of the uncultured Pseudodesulfovibrio sp. genome:
- a CDS encoding ArsA-related P-loop ATPase encodes MKIAFAGKGGVGKTSLCAWVADWLARSGKNVWLVDADTALSLGQASGLDADALPEPLVLRGDLVRERIHEGGFLNLNPEVGDLPEELAVDVPLGGEPLPGVKPGRKRLIVMGAVTNAGGGCACDANALLKALLAHIVMDRDEWVLVDLEAGVEHLGRGTVAHVDGLVVVSEPSMRSLRTGAEVGRMAADLGLVNQVLVLNRYTAGEPPLLEGLPQWRMTVPVLEGLAERQMTDASVLGLPESDKLDGLARTLLERLAH; translated from the coding sequence ATGAAAATAGCGTTTGCGGGCAAAGGTGGCGTGGGCAAGACCTCGTTGTGTGCGTGGGTGGCGGACTGGCTGGCCCGTAGCGGCAAGAACGTCTGGCTGGTGGACGCGGACACGGCCCTGTCGCTGGGCCAGGCTTCGGGTCTGGACGCGGACGCCTTGCCCGAACCGCTGGTCTTGCGCGGCGATCTGGTGCGCGAGCGTATTCACGAAGGCGGATTCTTGAATCTCAATCCCGAAGTGGGTGACCTGCCGGAAGAACTGGCCGTGGACGTCCCCCTGGGCGGTGAGCCGCTGCCGGGCGTGAAGCCGGGCCGCAAGCGGCTGATCGTCATGGGCGCGGTGACCAACGCGGGCGGCGGGTGCGCGTGCGACGCCAACGCGTTGCTGAAGGCGCTGTTGGCGCACATCGTCATGGACCGCGACGAGTGGGTTCTGGTGGACCTTGAGGCGGGCGTGGAGCATCTGGGACGCGGCACCGTGGCCCATGTGGACGGGCTGGTGGTGGTCTCGGAACCGTCCATGCGCAGCCTGCGTACCGGGGCCGAGGTGGGCCGCATGGCCGCCGACCTGGGGTTGGTCAATCAGGTGCTGGTGCTGAACCGCTATACGGCCGGGGAGCCGCCCCTGCTGGAAGGTTTGCCCCAATGGCGCATGACCGTACCCGTGCTGGAGGGACTGGCCGAACGCCAGATGACCGACGCGTCGGTTCTCGGGTTACCCGAGAGCGACAAATTGGATGGTTTGGCGCGCACATTATTGGAGCGGCTGGCCCACTGA
- the cooS gene encoding anaerobic carbon-monoxide dehydrogenase catalytic subunit, which yields MAKEPRPIDELTIWDDAKAMLKKARAEGIQTVHDRLDRQTPHCKFCELGTTCRNCTMGPCRVSEKNPLGVCGADADVIVARNFGRFVTGGAAGHSDHGRDLIEVLEAIVEGETKDYKITEEGKLRTIAAEVGIETDGRSTMDVARDVMECFFADFGSRKKEVSFLSRVPQARKDKWAGLKMTPRGVDREIAEMMHRTHMGCDNDAPNTMIHAARTALADGWGGSMIGTELSDVIFGVPTPKMSTANLGVIKADKVNLLVHGHNPVVSEMILAAARDPELLARAKELGANGINVAGLCCTGNELLMRQGIPMAGNHLMTELAIITGAVEAIVVDYQCIMPSLVQVSGCYHTKFIDTANKARFTGATHFDFQPATAMQQAKEIVSIAVEAFAQRDASRVDIPCEPVEIMTGFSNEAVTAALGGSLDPLVQAIAAGDIRGAVGIVGCNNPKIKQDSMNVKLAEELIKKDILVLVTGCVTTAAGKAGLLVPNAIEKAGPGLKKVCGALGIPPVLHYGSCVDNARILQLCAALANALNVDISDLPVGASSPEWYSEKAAAIGLYAVASGIYTHLGHPPNILGSKTVTDLAVSGLEDLVGATFFIEGDMVKAAEMFDDRIKAKRKGLGLSE from the coding sequence TTGGCTAAAGAACCGAGACCTATTGATGAACTGACCATTTGGGACGACGCCAAGGCCATGCTCAAGAAGGCCCGCGCCGAAGGCATCCAGACCGTGCACGACAGGCTGGACCGGCAGACGCCGCACTGTAAATTCTGCGAGCTGGGCACCACCTGCCGCAACTGTACCATGGGCCCCTGCCGGGTCAGCGAGAAGAACCCGCTGGGTGTCTGCGGCGCGGACGCGGACGTCATCGTGGCCCGCAACTTCGGCCGGTTCGTGACCGGTGGCGCGGCTGGCCACTCGGACCACGGCCGTGACCTGATCGAGGTCCTGGAGGCCATCGTCGAAGGCGAGACCAAGGATTACAAGATCACAGAGGAAGGCAAGCTGCGGACCATCGCCGCGGAAGTCGGCATCGAGACCGACGGCCGTTCGACCATGGACGTGGCCCGCGACGTCATGGAATGTTTCTTCGCCGACTTCGGCTCTCGCAAGAAGGAGGTCTCCTTCCTGTCCCGCGTACCCCAGGCGCGCAAGGACAAGTGGGCCGGGCTCAAGATGACCCCGCGCGGCGTGGACCGCGAGATCGCCGAGATGATGCACCGCACCCACATGGGCTGCGACAACGACGCTCCCAACACCATGATCCACGCGGCCCGCACCGCTTTGGCCGACGGCTGGGGCGGTTCCATGATCGGCACCGAGCTGTCCGACGTCATCTTCGGCGTACCCACGCCCAAGATGTCCACGGCCAACCTGGGCGTCATCAAGGCCGACAAGGTCAACCTGCTGGTGCACGGCCACAACCCCGTGGTCTCCGAGATGATCCTGGCCGCCGCCCGCGACCCGGAACTGCTCGCCCGGGCCAAGGAGCTTGGCGCGAACGGCATCAACGTGGCCGGTCTGTGCTGCACCGGCAACGAGCTGCTCATGCGCCAAGGCATCCCCATGGCGGGTAACCACCTGATGACCGAGTTGGCCATCATCACCGGCGCGGTCGAGGCCATCGTGGTCGACTACCAGTGCATCATGCCCTCCCTCGTCCAGGTGTCCGGCTGCTATCACACCAAGTTCATCGACACCGCCAACAAGGCGCGTTTCACGGGCGCGACCCACTTCGATTTCCAGCCCGCGACCGCCATGCAGCAGGCCAAGGAAATCGTGTCCATCGCGGTGGAAGCGTTCGCCCAGCGTGACGCAAGCCGAGTGGACATCCCCTGCGAGCCCGTCGAGATCATGACCGGCTTCTCCAACGAGGCCGTCACTGCCGCGCTCGGCGGTTCCCTCGACCCGCTGGTCCAGGCCATCGCCGCCGGCGACATCCGCGGCGCGGTCGGCATCGTGGGCTGCAACAACCCCAAGATCAAACAGGACTCCATGAACGTGAAGCTCGCCGAAGAGCTGATCAAGAAGGACATCCTCGTACTCGTTACCGGCTGTGTGACCACTGCCGCAGGCAAGGCCGGGCTGCTCGTGCCCAACGCCATCGAAAAGGCCGGCCCCGGTCTGAAGAAGGTTTGCGGCGCTCTGGGTATTCCGCCGGTCCTGCACTATGGCTCCTGCGTGGACAACGCACGTATCCTCCAACTGTGTGCTGCCCTGGCCAACGCCCTGAACGTGGATATCTCGGACCTGCCCGTGGGTGCCTCCTCGCCCGAATGGTACTCCGAGAAAGCCGCCGCCATCGGCCTCTACGCCGTGGCTTCCGGCATCTACACCCACCTGGGCCATCCGCCGAACATCCTCGGCTCCAAGACCGTTACCGATCTGGCCGTGTCCGGCCTCGAAGACCTGGTCGGCGCGACCTTCTTCATCGAAGGCGATATGGTCAAGGCCGCCGAAATGTTCGATGATCGCATCAAAGCCAAGCGCAAAGGCCTCGGCCTGAGCGAGTAG
- a CDS encoding Crp/Fnr family transcriptional regulator produces MKFTGVNLLDELERPEMADLRSVFRQRAVTKGEVVFRPDGPEDLVFVVSKGRVRVYLAYEDKEFTLAILNPGDPYSSHSGCYIQAMEDAELLLTDVQSVKRCMAEIPLFTRTMVRVLGHILRNSFSIIGGLAFKDIYNRLMDYILNEARTSGTPEEDGRLIRFNLTIEQLSQLMGATRQTVSTLLNDMERAGLMFKRGRGVYFIPDLDALAKAAGDEVD; encoded by the coding sequence ATGAAATTTACTGGAGTCAATCTGCTCGACGAACTGGAAAGGCCGGAAATGGCCGACCTGCGCTCGGTCTTCCGTCAGCGGGCAGTGACCAAGGGCGAGGTCGTGTTCCGGCCGGACGGGCCGGAGGATCTGGTCTTCGTCGTATCCAAGGGCAGGGTGCGGGTCTATCTGGCCTACGAGGACAAGGAATTCACCCTGGCCATCCTCAACCCGGGCGACCCCTATTCCTCCCATTCCGGATGCTATATCCAGGCCATGGAGGACGCCGAGCTGCTGCTCACGGACGTGCAGTCGGTCAAGCGCTGCATGGCCGAGATTCCGCTCTTCACCAGGACCATGGTCCGCGTGCTGGGTCATATCCTGCGCAACTCGTTTTCCATCATCGGCGGTCTGGCCTTCAAGGATATCTACAACCGGCTCATGGATTACATCCTGAACGAAGCGCGGACCTCGGGCACTCCCGAAGAAGACGGGCGGCTGATCCGGTTCAACCTGACCATCGAGCAGCTTTCCCAGCTCATGGGAGCCACCCGCCAGACCGTGTCCACCCTGCTCAACGACATGGAGCGCGCGGGCCTGATGTTCAAGCGCGGGCGCGGCGTCTATTTCATCCCCGACCTGGATGCTCTTGCCAAGGCGGCCGGGGATGAAGTCGATTGA
- a CDS encoding transporter substrate-binding domain-containing protein, giving the protein MKLLRALSAALIALLMVVQTALAAPAASMDPQAADDDWDGPPVCVFGMPESGFAVSGNDSGYITEVLRTALAPAGYALIHKDMPYVRARGELAKGHIQCCLSKKGAAQQATAAHSIIAACDLAVTYRLADGFSGLNDLTDQKVAHLYGYDFQQLLPVPIRPQTTYDRTSAIHMLDRRHVRYVVGEESLLKEAVLETGLPLTEFGFVRFMSMDVIPIFPPNAEGYRLRDIYDKRMTEMAKSGELAAIFRKYGLPEDRIQHILKADTP; this is encoded by the coding sequence ATGAAACTTCTACGTGCATTGTCCGCCGCGCTGATCGCCCTGCTGATGGTCGTCCAGACGGCTTTGGCCGCGCCCGCCGCGTCCATGGATCCACAAGCTGCCGACGACGACTGGGATGGGCCGCCCGTCTGCGTTTTCGGCATGCCCGAATCCGGATTCGCCGTGAGCGGCAACGACTCCGGGTACATCACCGAAGTACTTCGGACCGCCCTCGCTCCCGCCGGGTACGCCCTGATACACAAGGACATGCCCTACGTCCGTGCACGGGGCGAACTGGCCAAAGGCCACATCCAATGCTGCCTGTCGAAAAAAGGTGCCGCTCAACAAGCCACTGCCGCCCATTCCATCATCGCGGCCTGCGACCTGGCCGTGACCTATCGGCTTGCCGACGGGTTTTCCGGGCTTAACGACCTCACCGACCAGAAGGTCGCGCACCTTTACGGCTACGATTTCCAACAACTGCTGCCCGTACCCATCCGCCCGCAGACCACCTATGACCGAACCTCGGCCATACACATGCTCGACCGCAGGCACGTGCGATACGTGGTTGGCGAGGAGTCCCTGCTCAAGGAAGCCGTCCTGGAAACCGGCCTTCCCCTGACCGAATTCGGCTTTGTCCGCTTCATGAGCATGGACGTGATCCCGATCTTCCCCCCCAACGCAGAGGGGTACCGCCTGCGTGACATCTATGACAAGCGCATGACCGAGATGGCCAAATCCGGCGAACTGGCGGCCATCTTCAGGAAATATGGCCTGCCCGAGGATCGCATCCAGCACATCCTCAAGGCCGACACTCCCTGA
- a CDS encoding class I SAM-dependent methyltransferase, with product MDEYGHLASLYDPLVGRPLRPIHRAMAERLAPASGEILDLCCGTGLLAGQALERGLAVTGVDLSPHMLAVARTKRPGAKYILADASALPLPDNCFDAATISFALHEKPLHTARAILAQARRVVRPGGPVLVVDYLPSGPAQSWFTGRAIRLVERLAGRNHHARFLEYMEHGGAVPLMAQAGLSARLERTFMDGWVGLYEAKALPAE from the coding sequence ATGGACGAATACGGCCACCTCGCCTCCCTGTACGACCCCCTGGTCGGACGCCCCCTCCGCCCCATCCACAGAGCCATGGCCGAACGGCTTGCCCCTGCTTCCGGGGAGATCCTGGACCTGTGCTGCGGAACCGGTCTGCTCGCGGGCCAAGCCCTGGAGCGCGGTCTGGCTGTGACCGGCGTGGACCTGTCGCCGCATATGCTCGCCGTGGCTCGGACCAAACGCCCCGGTGCGAAATACATCCTGGCCGACGCCTCGGCCCTGCCCCTGCCGGACAACTGCTTCGACGCTGCGACCATCAGTTTTGCCCTGCACGAAAAACCGCTTCACACGGCCCGCGCAATCCTGGCCCAAGCGCGCCGCGTTGTCCGTCCGGGCGGCCCTGTCTTGGTGGTCGACTATCTGCCCTCCGGTCCTGCCCAGTCCTGGTTTACCGGCCGGGCCATCAGGCTTGTCGAGCGACTGGCCGGGCGAAACCACCATGCCCGTTTTCTGGAATACATGGAGCACGGCGGCGCAGTTCCGCTCATGGCTCAGGCCGGTCTGTCCGCACGGCTTGAGCGCACCTTCATGGACGGATGGGTCGGGCTGTACGAGGCAAAAGCCCTCCCGGCCGAATAA
- the hisG gene encoding ATP phosphoribosyltransferase, whose product MSEQFLRLGVPKGSLQDATIKLFEKAGWKIKLHERNYFPDIDDDRIKCSLARAQEMSMYVENGTFDVGLTGMDWIRENKSDVVVVDDLIYSKVSNRKARWVLCVRGDSPYKRPEDLDGKKISTELMGFTKEYFESQGINVDVSFSWGTTEAKVVEGLCDGIVEITETGTTIKANGLRIIAELMQTNTQIIANKDAWADPKKRQLIEEINMLLQGALRAGKMVGLKMNLPKDKLGELNGTLPSLNSPTVAELQDPNWLSVEVMVEEKIVRELIPKLVSFGAEGIIEYPLNKVI is encoded by the coding sequence ATGAGTGAACAATTCCTTCGACTCGGCGTTCCCAAAGGCTCTCTCCAGGACGCGACCATAAAACTGTTTGAAAAGGCCGGCTGGAAGATCAAGCTGCACGAGCGCAACTACTTCCCTGATATCGACGACGACCGCATCAAGTGCTCCCTGGCCCGTGCCCAGGAGATGTCCATGTACGTGGAGAACGGCACCTTCGACGTCGGTCTGACCGGTATGGACTGGATCCGCGAGAACAAGTCCGACGTGGTCGTGGTGGATGACCTGATCTACTCCAAGGTCTCCAACCGCAAGGCCCGCTGGGTGCTGTGCGTGCGCGGGGACTCCCCGTACAAGCGGCCCGAGGACCTGGACGGCAAGAAGATCTCCACCGAGCTCATGGGCTTCACCAAGGAATACTTCGAGTCCCAGGGCATCAACGTGGACGTTTCCTTCTCCTGGGGCACCACCGAGGCCAAGGTTGTCGAGGGGCTGTGCGACGGCATCGTCGAGATCACCGAGACCGGCACGACCATCAAGGCCAACGGCCTGCGGATCATCGCCGAGCTGATGCAGACCAACACCCAGATCATCGCCAACAAGGATGCCTGGGCCGACCCCAAGAAACGCCAGCTCATCGAAGAGATCAACATGCTCCTGCAGGGCGCCCTGCGCGCGGGCAAGATGGTCGGCCTGAAGATGAACCTGCCCAAGGACAAGCTGGGCGAGCTCAACGGCACGCTCCCGTCCCTCAATTCCCCCACCGTGGCCGAACTTCAGGACCCCAACTGGCTGTCCGTGGAAGTCATGGTCGAGGAAAAGATTGTCCGCGAGCTGATCCCCAAACTGGTCAGCTTCGGTGCCGAGGGCATCATCGAGTACCCGCTCAACAAGGTCATCTAA
- the hisI gene encoding phosphoribosyl-AMP cyclohydrolase — protein MIRPDFEKMNGLVPAIAQDAETGEVLMMAYMNEASWDKTLETGEAHYWSRSRQELWHKGGTSGHTQKVKSIRIDCDDDTLVLLIEQIGGAACHKGYRSCFFRELKDGVVSECSPLVFDPKEVYKK, from the coding sequence GTGATCAGACCAGATTTCGAAAAGATGAACGGACTTGTGCCCGCCATCGCCCAGGACGCCGAGACCGGCGAAGTCCTGATGATGGCCTACATGAACGAAGCTTCCTGGGATAAGACCCTGGAGACCGGCGAGGCCCATTACTGGAGCCGCAGCCGTCAGGAGTTATGGCATAAGGGCGGTACCTCGGGCCATACGCAGAAGGTGAAGTCTATCCGCATTGACTGCGACGACGACACCTTGGTACTTCTGATCGAACAGATCGGCGGCGCGGCCTGCCACAAGGGCTACCGCTCCTGCTTTTTCCGCGAACTCAAGGACGGCGTGGTCAGCGAATGCTCGCCCCTCGTCTTCGACCCCAAAGAGGTATATAAGAAATGA
- a CDS encoding DegT/DnrJ/EryC1/StrS family aminotransferase, translating to MPVRSKDNFLVFGAPRIEQDEIDEVVASMKSGWLGTGPKVARFEKDFSAYVGASHAAACNSCTAALHLSLVALGLEPGDEVITTPLTFCASVNAIIHAGGTPVLADVDPVTQNIDPDCIREKITSRTKAILPVHFAGRSCDMDPIMAIANEHGLKVVEDCAHAIETTYKGQHAGTFGDFGCFSFYVTKNVCTGEGGMVIARDEADIQDIKVLGLHGMSADAWKRFSDEGYKHYQVVHAGFKYNMMDIQAAIGIHQLKRVEENFKRRCEIWDMYQEAFRALPVGTPAPEEPNTRHARHLYTLMIDPVACGLDRDQLLVRLTKENIGAGVHYLAVPEHPYYQERFGWKLPDTPHAVALGRETLSLPLSPKLTDDDVADVIEAVNICLK from the coding sequence ATGCCCGTTCGTTCCAAAGATAATTTTCTGGTTTTCGGCGCGCCCCGCATCGAGCAGGACGAGATAGATGAAGTCGTGGCCTCCATGAAATCCGGCTGGCTCGGCACCGGCCCGAAGGTGGCCCGGTTCGAGAAGGATTTTTCCGCCTATGTCGGCGCTTCCCATGCCGCGGCCTGCAACTCCTGCACGGCCGCCCTGCACCTCTCCCTGGTGGCCTTGGGGCTTGAACCCGGCGACGAGGTCATCACCACCCCGCTGACGTTCTGCGCCTCGGTCAACGCCATCATCCACGCCGGGGGCACCCCGGTGCTGGCCGACGTGGACCCGGTCACCCAGAACATCGACCCGGACTGCATTCGCGAGAAGATCACCTCCCGCACCAAGGCCATCCTGCCCGTGCACTTCGCGGGCCGGTCCTGCGACATGGACCCGATCATGGCCATCGCCAATGAACACGGCCTCAAAGTGGTAGAAGACTGCGCCCACGCCATCGAAACCACCTACAAGGGGCAGCATGCCGGCACCTTCGGCGACTTCGGCTGCTTCTCTTTTTACGTGACCAAGAACGTCTGCACCGGTGAGGGCGGCATGGTCATCGCCCGCGACGAGGCCGACATACAGGATATCAAGGTGCTCGGCCTGCACGGCATGTCCGCCGACGCCTGGAAGCGGTTCTCGGATGAAGGATACAAGCACTATCAGGTTGTCCACGCCGGATTCAAATACAACATGATGGACATCCAGGCGGCCATCGGCATCCACCAGCTGAAACGGGTGGAGGAGAATTTCAAGCGTCGTTGCGAGATCTGGGACATGTACCAGGAAGCCTTCCGCGCCCTGCCTGTCGGCACCCCGGCTCCGGAAGAGCCGAACACCCGCCACGCCCGGCATCTGTACACCCTGATGATCGATCCCGTGGCCTGCGGCCTGGACCGGGACCAGCTTCTCGTCCGGCTGACCAAGGAGAACATCGGCGCGGGCGTCCACTACCTGGCCGTACCCGAACACCCCTACTACCAGGAGCGCTTCGGCTGGAAACTTCCGGACACTCCCCACGCCGTGGCCCTGGGCCGCGAGACCCTGAGCCTGCCGCTGTCCCCCAAGCTGACTGACGACGACGTGGCCGACGTGATCGAAGCCGTGAATATCTGCCTGAAATAA
- a CDS encoding diguanylate cyclase — protein sequence MHIQSKLTAGYITIGVVSCLLAVFIARDIIRDNFSDYVRQEEFSQFQADLKAYISRYGGLDRAMHMAPFSSFVAPNDATRRWQGQPFRFLLLDEAGAVLYPAYGYKAGETVSSEVMAEASPVTVDGKVVALVAHTEVPAMTAEDEAFLRMVDISLAIGTSCAAVLSILLGCVFAWRQSAPAKMMIRSVRTLCDGGSEGTCIEMPADEDLGELVEIYNNMSKELSRRRFELDELAVLDPQTNLYNRRHFDEQVRLFFESAKRYEQPLSLVMGDLDRFRTLNETFSREVGDMVLEKVAQLISEHTRKSDVIARYGGEEFVILFTHTARDKAAIACENIRRTIEEYPWEEFHADLKVTISMGLADNADMDSAASMIARADQYLSAAKAGGRNQVAGAE from the coding sequence ATGCACATACAATCCAAGCTGACAGCGGGCTACATCACCATAGGGGTTGTCAGTTGTTTGCTGGCCGTATTCATTGCGCGAGACATAATCCGGGACAATTTTAGCGACTATGTCCGCCAAGAGGAATTTTCGCAGTTCCAGGCGGATCTGAAAGCGTACATCTCCCGGTACGGGGGCTTGGACCGCGCCATGCACATGGCTCCGTTCAGTTCCTTTGTCGCTCCCAATGATGCCACACGTCGCTGGCAGGGGCAGCCGTTCCGTTTTCTGCTTCTGGACGAGGCTGGTGCCGTCCTGTACCCGGCTTACGGCTACAAGGCAGGGGAAACGGTTTCCAGTGAGGTCATGGCGGAAGCGAGCCCTGTTACCGTGGATGGAAAGGTGGTTGCCCTGGTCGCACATACAGAGGTGCCTGCCATGACCGCCGAAGACGAGGCCTTCCTGCGCATGGTCGACATATCCCTGGCCATAGGCACGAGTTGCGCGGCCGTGCTCTCCATTCTGTTGGGCTGTGTTTTCGCCTGGCGGCAGTCCGCTCCGGCCAAAATGATGATTCGTTCCGTTCGTACGTTGTGCGACGGCGGCAGTGAAGGGACATGCATTGAGATGCCTGCGGACGAAGATCTGGGTGAGTTGGTCGAAATCTACAACAACATGAGCAAGGAGCTGTCACGCCGCCGCTTTGAACTCGATGAACTGGCCGTTCTGGACCCGCAGACCAATCTCTACAACCGTCGTCACTTCGACGAGCAGGTCCGGCTCTTTTTTGAAAGCGCCAAGCGGTACGAACAACCTCTGTCGCTGGTAATGGGCGATCTGGATCGGTTCCGTACCCTGAACGAGACGTTCTCCCGAGAGGTCGGCGACATGGTTCTGGAAAAGGTGGCGCAGCTCATCTCCGAACATACAAGAAAGAGCGACGTTATCGCCCGGTACGGAGGAGAGGAGTTCGTGATCCTGTTCACCCATACCGCCCGCGACAAGGCGGCCATCGCCTGCGAGAACATCCGCCGCACCATTGAGGAATATCCCTGGGAGGAGTTTCACGCGGACCTGAAGGTGACGATCTCCATGGGGCTGGCGGACAACGCGGATATGGACAGCGCCGCGTCGATGATCGCTCGCGCCGACCAGTACCTTTCGGCCGCCAAAGCGGGCGGCAGAAACCAGGTGGCCGGAGCCGAGTAG